From one Humulus lupulus chromosome 8, drHumLupu1.1, whole genome shotgun sequence genomic stretch:
- the LOC133798220 gene encoding WEB family protein At2g40480 isoform X2, producing MAEPTMNSPSETIPGTPGIKEVRSETVSESFNFFPGSGPGLGECEIQGIRRVNMRAEIDTSPPFGSVKEAVTRFGGHGPWIPYNDNEEFDLKKVEEQAAELEKDLIVKELETLDVLEELTTTKRIVEELKRQLQQEALKCLAAQSDKNSDEQVKEMNNKNHVNVANKHDHQIMGNLSPCSTSPDLILMELKRAKLNLGVLSLEDELENTRVKPQMAVLDDGETNRGFENSKFDSREDQCFIKMDVPANSEFPRAMPSNEQSMRTAEMRLVAAKKMREAAKAAEAVAFAEIKALTNSENPPQFLFPEPDHKMSFNFQVQSPLNYKPHEAVDWSKKKLADAMLHIDEAHTSKLAILRKLKEATDEIKYSKQALEEALSRVELANMKQHAAEEAFHRWTVPDHDRKRPATAAYSPFSPRINIFHPPDHHRGSPLNDVHREVLMNNCPKPVLKPTISMRDVLRKKQNVSEDYVGRKEPPHPHHHESGHGHTGQTHKVALSEMLQALRDDLRFSPKAEKEVNDRQVHQKQQLLTQRKKFGFIQISLPLSKPSKKKTQPTN from the exons ATGGCGGAGCCGACGATGAACTCGCCGTCCGAGACGATTCCCGGAACCCCGGGAATCAAGGAGGTTAGGTCCGAAACTGTGTCCGAGTCTTTTAACTTTTTTCCGGGTTCGGGTCCGGGTCTTGGAGAATGTGAAATTCAAGGAATAAGGAGGGTGAATATGAGAGCAGAGATTGACACTTCTCCGCCTTTCGGGTCGGTCAAGGAGGCGGTGACCCGTTTCGGTGGGCACGGACCTTGGATTCCTTAT AATGATAACGAAGAATTTGACTTGAAGAAAGTGGAGGAACAAGCAGCAGAGCTGGAGAAGGATCTGATAGTAAAAGAACTTGAAACACTCGATGTCCTTGAAGAACTAACGACAACAAAAAGGATTGTGGAAGAATTAAAACGACAGCTCCAGCAAGAAGCTTTGAAATGTCTGGCAGCTCAGTCAGACAAAAATTCAGATGAGCAAGTAAAAGAAATGAATAACAAGAACCATGTAAATGTAGCTAACAAGCATGATCATCAAATTATGGGAAATTTGAGTCCTTGTTCAACTTCTCCAGATTTGATCCTTATGGAGTTGAAGCGTGCAAAACTCAACCTTG GGGTGTTGTCACTGGAGGACGAGCTGGAAAACACAAGGGTCAAGCCACAAATGGCAGTACTGGACGATGGAGAGACTAATAGAGGTTTCGAGAACTCAAAATTTGATTCAAGAGAGGATCAGTGCTTCATAAAAATGGATGTGCCTGCGAACTCCGAATTTCCAAGAGCAATGCCAAGTAATGAACAGTCGATGAGGACTGCTGAAATGAGGTTGGTTGCAGCTAAAAAGATGAGGGAAGCAGCAAAGGCAGCTGAAGCTGTTGCTTTTGCCGAGATCAAAGCACTGACTAACAGCGAAAACCCACCTCAGTTTCTCTTTCCTGAGCCTGATCACAAAATGAGTTTCAACTTCCAAGTTCAATCTCCCCTCAACTACAAACCTCATGAAGCTGTTGACTGGTCCAAGAAGAAACTTGCTGATGCCATGCTTCATATTGATGAAGCTCATACTTCTAAGCTGGCTATACTGAGGAAGTTAAAGGAAGCAACAGACGAAATTAAGTACAGCAAGCAAGCCTTGGAAGAGGCTTTGAGCAGAGTAGAACTTGCCAACATGAAGCAACACGCTGCGGAAGAGGCCTTCCATAGATGGACTGTTCCTGATCATGATAGGAAGAGGCCGGCCACTGCCGCTTACAGTCCTTTTTCGCCAAGAATAAACATCTTTCACCCTCCTGACCATCACAGGGGCTCCCCTCTAAATGATGTTCACAGGGAAGTTTTAATGAACAACTGTCCAAAGCCTGTTTTGAAGCCCACAATTTCAATGCGAGATGTGCTTAGGAAAAAGCAAAACGTGTCTGAAGATTACGTTGGAAGAAAAGAACCTCCTCATCCTCATCATCATGAGAGTGGCCATGGACACACTGGTCAAACTCACAAAGTGGCTTTGAGCGAAATGCTTCAAGCTTTAAGAGATGATTTGAGATTTTCTCCTAAAGCTGAGAAAGAGGTAAATGATCGCCAGGTTCATCAGAAGCAACAGTTATTAACTCAGAGAAAGAAGTTTGGGTTCATTCAGATTTCGCTTCCCTTGAGTAAGCCAAGCAAGAAAAAAACGCAGCCTACGAATTAA
- the LOC133798220 gene encoding WEB family protein At2g40480 isoform X1, producing MAEPTMNSPSETIPGTPGIKEVRSETVSESFNFFPGSGPGLGECEIQGIRRVNMRAEIDTSPPFGSVKEAVTRFGGHGPWIPYNDNEEFDLKKVEEQAAELEKDLIVKELETLDVLEELTTTKRIVEELKRQLQQEALKCLAAQSDKNSDEQVKEMNNKNHVNVANKHDHQIMGNLSPCSTSPDLILMELKRAKLNLGKTINDLGVIQNSVETLNKKMRKEKELIEKTREKLTSKFAGVLSLEDELENTRVKPQMAVLDDGETNRGFENSKFDSREDQCFIKMDVPANSEFPRAMPSNEQSMRTAEMRLVAAKKMREAAKAAEAVAFAEIKALTNSENPPQFLFPEPDHKMSFNFQVQSPLNYKPHEAVDWSKKKLADAMLHIDEAHTSKLAILRKLKEATDEIKYSKQALEEALSRVELANMKQHAAEEAFHRWTVPDHDRKRPATAAYSPFSPRINIFHPPDHHRGSPLNDVHREVLMNNCPKPVLKPTISMRDVLRKKQNVSEDYVGRKEPPHPHHHESGHGHTGQTHKVALSEMLQALRDDLRFSPKAEKEVNDRQVHQKQQLLTQRKKFGFIQISLPLSKPSKKKTQPTN from the exons ATGGCGGAGCCGACGATGAACTCGCCGTCCGAGACGATTCCCGGAACCCCGGGAATCAAGGAGGTTAGGTCCGAAACTGTGTCCGAGTCTTTTAACTTTTTTCCGGGTTCGGGTCCGGGTCTTGGAGAATGTGAAATTCAAGGAATAAGGAGGGTGAATATGAGAGCAGAGATTGACACTTCTCCGCCTTTCGGGTCGGTCAAGGAGGCGGTGACCCGTTTCGGTGGGCACGGACCTTGGATTCCTTAT AATGATAACGAAGAATTTGACTTGAAGAAAGTGGAGGAACAAGCAGCAGAGCTGGAGAAGGATCTGATAGTAAAAGAACTTGAAACACTCGATGTCCTTGAAGAACTAACGACAACAAAAAGGATTGTGGAAGAATTAAAACGACAGCTCCAGCAAGAAGCTTTGAAATGTCTGGCAGCTCAGTCAGACAAAAATTCAGATGAGCAAGTAAAAGAAATGAATAACAAGAACCATGTAAATGTAGCTAACAAGCATGATCATCAAATTATGGGAAATTTGAGTCCTTGTTCAACTTCTCCAGATTTGATCCTTATGGAGTTGAAGCGTGCAAAACTCAACCTTGGTAAAACTATAAATGATCTTGGAGTGATTCAAAACTCTGTTGAAACTTTAAATAAGAAAATGAGAAAAGAGAAAGAGTTGATTGAAAAAACCAGAGAGAAGCTAACGTCAAAGTTTGCAGGGGTGTTGTCACTGGAGGACGAGCTGGAAAACACAAGGGTCAAGCCACAAATGGCAGTACTGGACGATGGAGAGACTAATAGAGGTTTCGAGAACTCAAAATTTGATTCAAGAGAGGATCAGTGCTTCATAAAAATGGATGTGCCTGCGAACTCCGAATTTCCAAGAGCAATGCCAAGTAATGAACAGTCGATGAGGACTGCTGAAATGAGGTTGGTTGCAGCTAAAAAGATGAGGGAAGCAGCAAAGGCAGCTGAAGCTGTTGCTTTTGCCGAGATCAAAGCACTGACTAACAGCGAAAACCCACCTCAGTTTCTCTTTCCTGAGCCTGATCACAAAATGAGTTTCAACTTCCAAGTTCAATCTCCCCTCAACTACAAACCTCATGAAGCTGTTGACTGGTCCAAGAAGAAACTTGCTGATGCCATGCTTCATATTGATGAAGCTCATACTTCTAAGCTGGCTATACTGAGGAAGTTAAAGGAAGCAACAGACGAAATTAAGTACAGCAAGCAAGCCTTGGAAGAGGCTTTGAGCAGAGTAGAACTTGCCAACATGAAGCAACACGCTGCGGAAGAGGCCTTCCATAGATGGACTGTTCCTGATCATGATAGGAAGAGGCCGGCCACTGCCGCTTACAGTCCTTTTTCGCCAAGAATAAACATCTTTCACCCTCCTGACCATCACAGGGGCTCCCCTCTAAATGATGTTCACAGGGAAGTTTTAATGAACAACTGTCCAAAGCCTGTTTTGAAGCCCACAATTTCAATGCGAGATGTGCTTAGGAAAAAGCAAAACGTGTCTGAAGATTACGTTGGAAGAAAAGAACCTCCTCATCCTCATCATCATGAGAGTGGCCATGGACACACTGGTCAAACTCACAAAGTGGCTTTGAGCGAAATGCTTCAAGCTTTAAGAGATGATTTGAGATTTTCTCCTAAAGCTGAGAAAGAGGTAAATGATCGCCAGGTTCATCAGAAGCAACAGTTATTAACTCAGAGAAAGAAGTTTGGGTTCATTCAGATTTCGCTTCCCTTGAGTAAGCCAAGCAAGAAAAAAACGCAGCCTACGAATTAA